GAGCGATTTTCTGATGGTCTGTGCGCCGGGTGGCGCAGAGACAAAAGCGCTGATAAACGCGTCGGTGCTGGAGGCGCTTGGCGAGCAGGGCGTGCTGATCAACATATCACGTGGCAGCGTGGTGGACGAAGCCGCGCTGATCGCTGCCCTGGAGAGTGGCACGATTGCCGGTGCCGGACTGGACGTTTTTGCCGATGAGCCCAGCGTGCCTGCCGCGCTGCAACAGCGCGATAACGTGGTCATCACTCCCCATATGGCCAGTGCAACCTGGGAAACGCGTCGGGAGATGTCACGCCTGGTGTTAGAGAACGTTCAGGCCTGGTTTGAGGGTGAATCGCTGGTAACACCGGTTCCCTGATAGTTTTTTTGCTGTAGATCTCTTACCCTGATGCGACATCTGCGCATCAGGGTCTCTTCATGAAACAAATCACCTTCGCTCCCCGCCATCATCAGCTGACCAATATCAATACCTGGACGCCCGACAGCCAGTGGCTGGTGTTTGACGTGCGTCCCTCCGGCGCTTCCTTTACCGGTAAAACCATTGAGCGCGTCAACGTGGAGACCGGCGAGGTAGAGATAATTTATACCGCGACCCAGGGCGCGTACGTTGGCGTGGTGACCGTTCATCCCAGCGAAGAGAAGTACGTGTTTATTCACGGGCCGCAGGATCCGGACGAGAGCTGGCAGTACGATTTTCACCATCGTCAGGGGGTAATTGTGCAAGACGGCAGGGCGAGCAATCTCGATGCGCTGGATATCACCGAACCCTATACCCCCGGCGCGCTGCGCGGCGGCAGCCACGTGCATGTGTTCAGCCCGGACGGCAGCAAGGTGAGCTTTACCTATAACGACCACGTGTTACACGAGCACGATCCAGGGCTGGATCTGCGCAACGTCGGCGTCGCCGTTCCCTTTGGGCCGGTTATGCCTGGGGGCAATCATCCGCGAGAGTATGCTGGCAGCCACTGGTGCGTACTGGTCAGCCGCACGACGCCAATTCCTGCGCCCGGCAGCGATGAGATCAACCGCGCCTATGAAGAGGGCTGGGTAGGCAACGGCAGGCTGGCGTTTATTGGCGATACGCTGGCGTTAAACGGTGAAAAAGTGCCTGAACTGTTTATCGTCGATCTGCCCGCTGATGAGCAGAGCTGGAAACGGGCGGGCGAGGCCCCGCTGGCTGGCACGCCAGAAACGATGCCGTCGCCGCCGGCGGGCGTACAGCAGCGGCGGCTTACCTTTACCCATCAGCGTCGTTATCCAGGGCTGGTTAACGTGCCACGCCACTGGGTGCGCAGCAACCCGCGGGGCGGCGACATTGCTTTTTTGATGCGGGATGAGGCAGGCGTGGTGCAGCTCTGGCTGATTGCCGCAGAGGGCGGCGAGCCGCGCCAGCTGACGCATAATGCCACGGACATCCAGTCGGCGTTTAACTGGCACCCCTCCGGCGCGGCGCTCGGTTTTGTGCTTGAGAACCGCATCGCCCTGTGCGATAGCGCGATGGGAACGATCGTGTTTTTAACCGACACCCACCCTGAACATCAGCCCTCGGCCGATGCGGTGGTCTTCTCTCCGGATGGTAAGAAGATCGCGTGGATGGCAGACGTCGCAGGCTTCCGCCAGCTGTGGATGGCCGATACTGGCCTGTAATCGGCCAGAGCGAATTTACGGTGCGGGCATGGCCGCAGGGGGAATAACGGAGTTGGTGGCCAGGTTGGCCTCCTCCGCTTTCTCGACGCGAGATTTTACCGAGTTGTCTTTGCGGAACATATCCCAGGGCAGCAGCAGCGTATCGGCTACGGCGGTAAACGGCATATCGAGCACAACAAATGATTTCACCGCCAGGTTCGCGTCATCATCCATTAGCATTTTTGAACTGGCGCGCGTGCCGGGGTAGAGCCCCTCTTTGCCGCCGGTGTGCGACATCACGCTGGAGCAGCCGCCCAGCGTCACCATTCCGCTGACAATCGCCACTTTTAACAAAACATTTTTCATGATGGTTTTTTTCTTATCATCGTGCACTCCTTGCTTATAACGACCCTTAAGGGAAATGAATAGCTTTCGTGTGCTGCTCTGTGGCGGCAATCGCAATTTAGCGTTAAGTGTCGTAATCCAGTCTATGCCCTGAGTGAGAAAGTGCAAAAAAAAGTCAGACTTCTGCCCTTGAAAATTTTCCCGCTGCACCCATTTTTACAACGTAGTCGGAAGAACATGCCTGCGGGGTGTTCTGGCTTTAAGAGCCTGTCCATGGTGGAAGGTTCAAAAATTTCTCGCTGATTTCAGGAGCTTATTGTATGCGTAACTTCGATCTCTCTCCGCTTTACCGTTCTGCCATTGGTTTTGACCGCCTGTTTAACCTGTTAGAAAACAACCAGAGCCAGAGTAACGGCGGCTATCCTCCGTATAACGTTGAACTTGTTGACGAAAACCACTATCGCATTGCGATTGCCGTGGCCGGCTTTGCCGAAAGCGAACTGGAGATCACCGCTCAGGACAACCTGCTGGTGGTGAAAGGCGCTCGTGCAACCGAGCAAAAAGAGCGTAGCTATCTCTATCAGGGCATCGCCGAACGTAATTTCGAACGTAAATTCCAGATCGCTGAGAACATTCACGTTCGCGGCGCGAATCTGGTCAACGGCCTGCTGTTTATCGAACTGGAACGCGTGATCCCAGAAGAGAAAAAACCGCGCCGTATCGAAATTAACTAATTTCCCGGGTCGCCGTGGCGGCCCAGATCATACCCTTGCTCGCCGTCAGGGAGCAGATGCGCGTCACACGATGCGTAGAACATTTCTTGCTTCAAAGAAGGAGAAACACCATGCGTAATTACGATTTATCCCCGCTGCTGCGTCAATGGATCGGTTTTGACAAACTGGCCAACGCCCTGCAAAACGCCAGCGAAGGCCAGACCTTCCCGCCCTATAACATTGAGAAGAGCGACGATAACCACTACCGCATTACCCTTGCGCTAGCCGGTTTCCGTCAGGACGATCTGGAGATCCAGCTGGAGGGCACGCGCCTCAGCGTTAAAGGCACCCCGGAAAAACCGGCCAACGAGCCGAAGTGGCTGCATCAGGGGCTGGTGATCCAGCCGTTCAGCCTGAGCTTTACCCTGGCCGACCATATGGAGGTCACCGGTGCCACCTTCAATAACGGGCTGCTGCATATCGACATCAGCCGCAACGTGCCGGAAGCGATTGCTCCCCAGCGCATCGCCATTAGCGAGCGCCCGGCGCTGAATAGCTAATGGACTGTACAAAGCCCTGCCCTGGCAGGGCTTTTTTGCACCCTCGCTACGGTCTACCTGCCGATAATGTTCCTGCGCATGACTATCCCGCAGCTACTGGCGGCACTGTTCTGAAGGATGAGTTAGCAGATCTTCCGGGTGAATGCGCCGCAGATGGTAGTCCACCTGGTAATCACGGGTATTACGGAACATCACGGAATAATTGAGAAACTCGCCGCTGTCGCTGTAGGAAAGAGAGGTTATCCGCAGCAGCGGCGTCTGTTCTGGTAGGTTCAGGTAACCGGCCAGCTGTTTATCCGCCAGCACCGGCGTCAGGCTCTCGTAGTTGCCGCTGATGGTGATCCCGCACTCCTTCTCGATGTAATCAAACTTCGACCCTTCCAGATGCGCCAGCGAAAGATTGCGGAACAGCTTCACGGGCATAAAGCTGTCCTCTAGCATCAAGGGTTTTCCGTCCACGTAACGCACCCGGCGCGAGAAGTAGATCCGCTCATCAACCTGAATCCGTAGCTGGCTGGCAATGGCGGGTGGGGCAGGCATCACTTCGAACTGAAGAACGTTGCTCTGCACCTCTTTACCCTGCTGGCGTAGTACCTCCACCAATCCGGTCAGGTTGGTGGTTTCATGATGAATGTCTTTGCGCGCCACAAACGTGCCGCTGCCGTGTCGGCGTTCAACCAGCCCCCAGTTCACCAGCAGATCCAGCGCCTTGCGGATAGTCATCCGCGCTACGCCAAACTCCCGCGCCAGCGCTTTCTCACCAGGAAGCAGACTCCCGATAGTGTAGTCCGACGAATTCAGCCGCAGCCGTAACCGGTCGGCAATAGATTTATAGATCACCAGTATACCTCTCTGCGCGCGTTATGGCGTGGATTACGTCCTGACATATCCATATTTACTGCCAAAAGTAGACCTGATTGGTCAAATTAAAACCATGAATGCGATCACGAATCGCAGCGGCACGTCATGTTCTCGCATGAGTAAGTTTTTATGCTCACCTCAGGCCAGCAAAAAACCATAAAGGCCTCTACCCCCTACAGGTTGTTTCATGAGGATTTAAAAATGCTCAGTCAAATACAACGTTTTGGCGGTGCCATGTTTACCCCGGTTTTGCTGTTTCCCTTTGCCGGGATCGTGGTCGGGATCGCCATCATGCTTCGCAACCCACTGTTTGTCGGCGAGGCCTTAACCGCCCCTAATAATCTGTTCGCGCAAATTGTTCACATCATTGAAGAGGGCGGCTGGGCGGTTTTTCGCAACATGCCGCTGATTTTCGCTGTCGGCTTACCGGTTGGCCTGGCAAAACAGGCGCAGGGCCGCGCCTGTCTGGCAGTGTTGATTAGCTTCTTGACCTGGAACTACTTTATCAACGCGATGGGGATGACCTGGGGTCACTTCTTTGGCGTTGATTTCACCGCAGAAGCCACGGCGGGAAGCGGTCTGGCGATGATTGCCGGGATCAAAACGCTCGATACCAGCATCATCGGGGCGATTGTGATCTCGGGGATTGTCACCGCCATCCACAACCGCTATTTCGGCAAGCAGCTACCTGTTTTTCTCGGTATTTTCCAGGGCACCTCGTTTGTCGTTATTCTCGCGTTTTTTGTGATGATCCCCTGCGCCTGGCTGACCCTGCTGGGCTGGCCGAAAGTGCAACTGGGCATTGAGTCTCTGCAGGCCTTTTTACGCTCTGCCGGTGCGCTGGGCGTGTGGGTTTATACCTTCCTGGAACGCATTCTGATCCCAACCGGATTACACCACTTTGTCTACGGTCCATTTATCTTTGGCCCGGCAGCGGTAGAGGGCGGTATTCAGGTCTACTGGGCGCAGCACCTCCAGGAATTCAGCCAGAGCACGCTGCCGCTGAAAACCCTGTTCCCGGAAGGCGGTTTTGCCCTGCATGGGAACTCCAAAGTGTTTGGCTCAGTGGGAATTGCGCTGGCGCTGTGGTACACCGCGTCGCCGGAAAACCGCGTCAAAGTCGCGGGCCTGCTGATCCCGGCCACGCTGACTGCCATGCTGGTGGGCATTACCGAGCCGCTGGAGTTTACCTTCCTGTTTATTTCTCCGCTGCTGTTTGCCGTCCACGCCGTACTCGCGGCCACTATGGCGACGGTGATGTACGCCTTCGGCGTGGTGGGCAACATGGGCGGCGGCCTGCTGGACCAGTTCCTGCCGCAAAACTGGATCCCCATGTTCCACAACCACGCCTCGACGGTATTCATCCAGATTGGCATTGGTATTTGCTTTACCGGGATCTACTTCGTGGTCTTCAAGACGCTGATTGAACGGCTGAACCTTAAAACTCCGGGTCGTGAAGAGAGCGAAATCAAACTCTACAGCAAAGCCGACTACAAGGCTGCACGCGGACACACCACCGCACCGGCTGCGGCCAGCCAGCAGGTTGGGCAAGCCGCCGGATTCCTGCAGGCGCTCGGCGGCACGGCAAACATCGAAAGCATTAATAACTGCGCTACCCGCTTACGAATCACGCTGGTGGATATGACGAAAACCCAAAGCGACGACGTCTTCAAAGCCCTGGGCGCACACGGCGTGGTGCGACGCGGCAACGGTATTCAGGTGATTGTTGGCCTGCACGTCCCCCAGGTGCGGGACCAGCTTGAATCGCTGATGAAAACTCCTTTAACGAACGAACAAATCACTCTGACAGAGGCTATATCATGAAAAAATTCTCAGTTGTCATTGCCGGCGGCGGCAGCACTTTTACCCCTGGCATTGTCCTGATGCTGTTAGCCAACCGCGACCGTTTTCCGCTGCGTACGCTTAAGTTCTATGACAACGACGGCGCACGACAGGAGATCATCGCTGAGGCGTGCAAAATTATCCTTAAAGAGCAGGCTCCGGAGATTGAGTTTAGCTACACCACCGATCCGAAAGCAGCCTTTACCGATGTGGATTTCGTGATGGCGCATATTCGCGTGGGCAAATATCCGATGCGCGAAAAAGATGAAAAAATTCCGCTGCGTCATGGCGTGCTGGGCCAGGAAACCTGCGGTCCGGGCGGGATCTCCTACGGCATGCGTTCTATTGGTGGCGTGCTGGAGCTGGTGGATTATATGGAGCAATACTCCCCTAACGCGTGGATGCTGAACTACTCCAACCCGGCAGCAATTGTCGCTGAAGCGACCCGCCGTCTGCGCCCGAACGCGAAAATCCTCAATATCTGTGATATGCCAATCGGTATTGAAGGGCGAATGGCGCAGATTGTCGGCCTGAAAGATCGCAAAGAGATGCGCGTACGCTACTACGGCCTGAATCACTTCGGCTGGTGGACATCGATTGAAGACCTGAACGGTAACGATTTGATGCCTAAACTGCGTGAGTATGTGGCTAAAAACGGCTATGTGCCGCCCTTAGAAGGAGCTTATACCGAAGCAAGCTGGAACGACACATTCGCCAAGGCGAAAGATGTGCAAGCGCTTGATCCAGACACTATGCCGAATACCTACCTGAAATATTACTTTTTCCCGGACTATGTAGTGGCACACTCCAATCCGGAACGTACCCGCGCCAACGAAGTGATGGATCACCGTGAAAAGCATGTGTTTACTTCCTGTCGGGCGATTATCGAAGCGGGTAAATCTTCTGCTGGTGAGCTTGAAATTGACGAACATGCGTCCTACATCGTCGATCTGGCTACTGCGATAGCCTTCAATACTCAAGAACGCATGCTGCTGATTGTGCCAAATAACGGCGCTATCCATAACTTTGATACCGATGCGATGGTGGAGATCCCATGTTTGGTAGGCCATAACGGGCCTGAGCCGTTAAACGTGGGCGATATTCCTCACTTCCAGAAAGGACTGATGAGCCAGCAGGTAGCGGTCGAAAAACTGGTGGTCGATGCCTGGGAACAGCGCTCTTACCAGAAACTCTGGCAGGCCATCACACTTTCCAAAACGGTGCCAAGCGCGTCAGTTGCCAAGGCTATTTTGGATGACCTGATCGAAGCCAATAAAGCGTACTGGCCAGAACTGCATTAATCTTCCCTACCGGCATCATCCGATGCCGGTCTCCTTGTCCTTAGTATTTTACGCTATGCTGAAGCCTGCCTGTAGCACCACAAGGACACCGCATGAAAATTTCTCGCCTCGGTGAAGCGCCGGACTACCGCTTCTCGCTGGCAAACGAGCGCACTTTTCTCGCCTGGATCCGCACCGCGCTGGGTTTTCTGGCGGCGGGGGTA
Above is a genomic segment from Enterobacter sp. C2 containing:
- a CDS encoding alpha-glucoside-specific PTS transporter subunit IIBC, coding for MLSQIQRFGGAMFTPVLLFPFAGIVVGIAIMLRNPLFVGEALTAPNNLFAQIVHIIEEGGWAVFRNMPLIFAVGLPVGLAKQAQGRACLAVLISFLTWNYFINAMGMTWGHFFGVDFTAEATAGSGLAMIAGIKTLDTSIIGAIVISGIVTAIHNRYFGKQLPVFLGIFQGTSFVVILAFFVMIPCAWLTLLGWPKVQLGIESLQAFLRSAGALGVWVYTFLERILIPTGLHHFVYGPFIFGPAAVEGGIQVYWAQHLQEFSQSTLPLKTLFPEGGFALHGNSKVFGSVGIALALWYTASPENRVKVAGLLIPATLTAMLVGITEPLEFTFLFISPLLFAVHAVLAATMATVMYAFGVVGNMGGGLLDQFLPQNWIPMFHNHASTVFIQIGIGICFTGIYFVVFKTLIERLNLKTPGREESEIKLYSKADYKAARGHTTAPAAASQQVGQAAGFLQALGGTANIESINNCATRLRITLVDMTKTQSDDVFKALGAHGVVRRGNGIQVIVGLHVPQVRDQLESLMKTPLTNEQITLTEAIS
- a CDS encoding YceK/YidQ family lipoprotein; translated protein: MMKNVLLKVAIVSGMVTLGGCSSVMSHTGGKEGLYPGTRASSKMLMDDDANLAVKSFVVLDMPFTAVADTLLLPWDMFRKDNSVKSRVEKAEEANLATNSVIPPAAMPAP
- a CDS encoding 6-phospho-alpha-glucosidase, with protein sequence MKKFSVVIAGGGSTFTPGIVLMLLANRDRFPLRTLKFYDNDGARQEIIAEACKIILKEQAPEIEFSYTTDPKAAFTDVDFVMAHIRVGKYPMREKDEKIPLRHGVLGQETCGPGGISYGMRSIGGVLELVDYMEQYSPNAWMLNYSNPAAIVAEATRRLRPNAKILNICDMPIGIEGRMAQIVGLKDRKEMRVRYYGLNHFGWWTSIEDLNGNDLMPKLREYVAKNGYVPPLEGAYTEASWNDTFAKAKDVQALDPDTMPNTYLKYYFFPDYVVAHSNPERTRANEVMDHREKHVFTSCRAIIEAGKSSAGELEIDEHASYIVDLATAIAFNTQERMLLIVPNNGAIHNFDTDAMVEIPCLVGHNGPEPLNVGDIPHFQKGLMSQQVAVEKLVVDAWEQRSYQKLWQAITLSKTVPSASVAKAILDDLIEANKAYWPELH
- a CDS encoding DUF3748 domain-containing protein encodes the protein MKQITFAPRHHQLTNINTWTPDSQWLVFDVRPSGASFTGKTIERVNVETGEVEIIYTATQGAYVGVVTVHPSEEKYVFIHGPQDPDESWQYDFHHRQGVIVQDGRASNLDALDITEPYTPGALRGGSHVHVFSPDGSKVSFTYNDHVLHEHDPGLDLRNVGVAVPFGPVMPGGNHPREYAGSHWCVLVSRTTPIPAPGSDEINRAYEEGWVGNGRLAFIGDTLALNGEKVPELFIVDLPADEQSWKRAGEAPLAGTPETMPSPPAGVQQRRLTFTHQRRYPGLVNVPRHWVRSNPRGGDIAFLMRDEAGVVQLWLIAAEGGEPRQLTHNATDIQSAFNWHPSGAALGFVLENRIALCDSAMGTIVFLTDTHPEHQPSADAVVFSPDGKKIAWMADVAGFRQLWMADTGL
- a CDS encoding GntR family transcriptional regulator encodes the protein MIYKSIADRLRLRLNSSDYTIGSLLPGEKALAREFGVARMTIRKALDLLVNWGLVERRHGSGTFVARKDIHHETTNLTGLVEVLRQQGKEVQSNVLQFEVMPAPPAIASQLRIQVDERIYFSRRVRYVDGKPLMLEDSFMPVKLFRNLSLAHLEGSKFDYIEKECGITISGNYESLTPVLADKQLAGYLNLPEQTPLLRITSLSYSDSGEFLNYSVMFRNTRDYQVDYHLRRIHPEDLLTHPSEQCRQ
- the ibpA gene encoding small heat shock chaperone IbpA; its protein translation is MRNFDLSPLYRSAIGFDRLFNLLENNQSQSNGGYPPYNVELVDENHYRIAIAVAGFAESELEITAQDNLLVVKGARATEQKERSYLYQGIAERNFERKFQIAENIHVRGANLVNGLLFIELERVIPEEKKPRRIEIN
- the ibpB gene encoding small heat shock chaperone IbpB — encoded protein: MRNYDLSPLLRQWIGFDKLANALQNASEGQTFPPYNIEKSDDNHYRITLALAGFRQDDLEIQLEGTRLSVKGTPEKPANEPKWLHQGLVIQPFSLSFTLADHMEVTGATFNNGLLHIDISRNVPEAIAPQRIAISERPALNS